One region of Cydia fagiglandana chromosome 17, ilCydFagi1.1, whole genome shotgun sequence genomic DNA includes:
- the LOC134672987 gene encoding uncharacterized protein LOC134672987 — MSVDKSMELRSNEIDKSKRRHRTDDTVVATAALTGGGDSQQYAKMENADDGAGKPTDLCLQSNLHLVSSTTSSLADTPGDSGVLCLDSEASEITSQALMSHSLVGAEELACDSLYDAVPSSSQDMIKSTTSSLMTRSDIDNQNMGAPEDIVPELLVETNKKSPVYENLPDVVLKALESEKISTENIEKPTRPNEPKKSLSEDIVYRRKCRKKSQSGGSSQKKRVSFHEDILNNTKTDNIHIERGFISYGPDNTYCDRFRQKNNIATDRFSWCASGDRSPKYAADVAQQTMSDLLVYGDSKADRSGVFEYCQDYDNENQENDNKDKDNNNETRPRGKLYGCDSNSSDSNFSCDSETSSSDSSSSHSNKTEATLLHRKCDKAQKSYSCDGFENNAHVAFMRKTYFSEADIDQPHDRTKKPLEVTESPNRVKSVLKKKRYITTNVVEEKKQNTKVLNLLDVNIIDSLKSFYKNFNFNFTPEKGLPENSIELTNVVEALPDVNQNKKLSKSLDSGFQIDDEDDFVEINLNGQQLEAAPPKEMISSTKSNITGDRTPNEGSPRHKLTLNMKAQFDKKSANKSDAFPSVNKYVVNCESTVYEHKGVSYSYVHDTFQTAFDAPKETFVPIPESTPVKELVTSTSKADFTLKQTDTDSSSRASTPKRQFNKNVLDETEQKNGIPKHLSSPKRQNVNRYRKSASTLQKTNEEQQQTSDNCSNTDNSTLKGGEDFADDFFDSPSQKMNSDKSALLNRYLKNVCQRKDLELKIRNNKFFQNKLRMEKGFPSIIYPFEHVSDTFHTSAARMSRLVDKEVIENKRLSVRLLTADEPSYFDSFEDNVAIECNEKLRLQIFSYPNETLNRMMKVQSQYNMEDGAWTPLLVFITDYALYVAGLTPGGTEYDILCRLPHSELDAIAVGPEAQYVQIIDISGNIACSIVTGESSLGVRLVSSLEWSARTSPLRVQRPPAIIPLSCKHLAAEVAKQRHQDKVSDILYYGRAWSGDAGDRLIEAPGAFAPPLEGYLMCRTDRSKRFEPCYFLLRAGVLQWGPHPPDTNTSLPNAIALRSVVGVRRHVDSSRRPHCFEIAMNTGARLLLAAPDDPAASSWLQSLLLHAAQALEEKDGLSVERAGPPCACTVLVTAREVLSVRAPLDLAFVAGAAAYLKERGDEALLKEYVAEMRTDVEILACGSLKNLTAFKIPDTDENWCCLEWSVCEARERGSGLALVMASGAELERLIAAVERAFCAHTSEPFPLSVVEASKSACSTAHSKFEAAWTHMLPQQ, encoded by the exons ATGTCGGTCGACAAGTCAATGGAGCTGCGAAGCAATGAGATCGATAAAAGCAAACGTCGTCATAGAACTGACGACACTGTTGTTGCGACAGCGGCATTGACTGGCGGGGGAGATTCGCAACAATACGCGAAGATGGAGAATGCAGACGACGGCGCGGGGAAACCTACAGATTTATGTTTACAAAGCAACTTGCATTTGGTGTCTAGTACTACAAGTAGTTTAGCCGATACGCCCGGTGATTCTGGTGTTTTGTGTTTGGACAGTGAAGCCTCTGAGATAACCAGTCAGGCGTTGATGTCACACAGTTTAGTTGGAGCTGAAGAATTAGCGTGCGACAGCCTCTATGATGCTGTTCCATCTTCTTCTCAGGACATGATTAAGAGCACAACCAGCAGCCTAATGACTCGGAGCGACATAGACAATCAGAACATGGGAGCACCTGAAGACATAGTCCCTGAACTCCTTGTAGAAACTAACAAAAAATCTCCAGTCTATGAAAACTTGCCAGATGTAGTTTTAAAAGCATTGGAGAGTGAGAAAATTTCTACTGAAAACATAGAAAAACCTACACGACCAAATGAGCCAAAGAAGTCCCTCTCTGAAGATATTGTGTATAGGAGGAAATGCAGAAAGAAGTCACAAAGCGGAGGCAGCTCACAGAAAAAACGGGTATCTTTCCATGAGGATATATTAAACAATACGAAAACGGATAATATTCATATTGAACGAGGTTTCATCTCATATGGACCAGATAACACATATTGTGATAGGTTTAGACAAAAGAATAATATTGCAACTGATAGATTTTCATGGTGCGCATCTGGGGATAGGTCACCAAAGTATGCAGCAGATGTGGCGCAGCAGACCATGTCTGACCTACTTGTTTATGGTGACTCCAAAGCTGACCGAAGTGGTGTATTTGAATATTGTCAAGATTATGATAATGAAAACCAGGAGAATGacaataaagataaagataacaaTAATGAGACAAGGCCAAGAGGGAAATTATATGGATGTGACTCCAACAGCTCAGATTCTAATTTTAGCTGTGACTCTGAGACATCTTCCAGTGACTCATCCTCCtcacattctaataaaacagaAGCTACACTTCTGCATAGAAAATGTGACAAAGCTCAAAAATCATACTCATGTGACGGATTTGAAAATAATGCTCATGTAGCTTTTATGAGGAAAACATACTTCTCTGAAGCTGATATAGATCAACCCCATGATAGAACGAAGAAGCCGCTAGAAGTTACAGAAAGCCCCAACAGAGTTAAATCTGTCTTAAAGAAAAAGCGCTACATAACCACCAATGTAGTTGAAGAGAAAAAACAAAATACCAAAGTCTTAAATCTACTGGATGTTAATATTATAGATTCCTTGAAAAGTTTTTACAagaattttaatttcaattttacacCAGAGAAAGGTTTACCTGAGAACAGTATTGAATTAACTAATGTAGTTGAAGCTTTGCCTGATGTTAATCAGAACAAAAAACTATCTAAAAGTTTGGATTCAGGCTTTCAGATTGATGATGAAGATGATTTTGTGGAGATTAATCTAAATGGGCAGCAACTAGAAGCAGCTCCACCTAAAGAGATGATATCCTCAACAAAAAGTAATATCACAGGAGATAGGACACCCAACGAGGGCTCTCCACGGCACAAACTCACTCTGAACATGAAAGCACAATTTGACAAGAAATCGGCTAACAAATCTGATGCTTTCCCATCCGTAAACAAATATGTTGTGAACTGTGAGAGCACAGTTTATGAACATAAAGGAGTATCTTACAGTTATGTGCACGATACATTCCAGACTGCATTTGATGCTCCCAAGGAAACATTTGTCCCTATACCAGAAAGCACTCCAGTAAAGGAGCTAGTGACTAGTACTAGCAAAGCCGACTTTACTCTAAAGCAGACTGATACAGATTCATCCAGTAGGGCTTCTACACCCAAGAGGCAATTCAACAAGAATGTCCTGGATGAAACTGAACAGAAAAATGGTATTCCAAAGCATTTATCTTCTCCTAAAAGGCAAAACGTCAACCGTTACAGAAAATCAGCTTCTACGCTACAGAAAACAAATGAGGAACAACAGCAAACTAGTGACAACTGCTCAAACACAGATAACTCCACTTTAAAAGGTGGTGAAGATTTTGCAGATGACTTCTTTGACAGCCCTTCTCAAAAGATGAACTCTGACAAATCCGCTTTACTGAATCgatatttgaaaaatgtatgtcaaCGTAAAGATTTGGAACTGAAGATACGGAATAATAAGTTCTTTCAAAACAAATTGCGAATGGAGAAAGGTTTCCCGAGCATCATATATCCGTTTGAGCACGTATCTGATACGTTCCACACTTCCGCGGCGCGGATGTCACGCCTCGTAGACAAAGAGGTGATTGAAAACAAAAGACTGTCGGTGCGGCTGCTGACGGCCGACGAGCCGTCCTACTTTGACAGCTTTGAAGATAACGTCGCCATAGAGTGTAATGAGAAATTGAGACTGCAAATATTCTCGTATCCTAATGAAACTTTGAACAGG ATGATGAAAGTGCAGTCCCAGTACAACATGGAAGACGGCGCGTGGACCCCTTTACTTGTGTTCATCACGGACTACGCCCTCTACGTGGCGGGCCTGACCCCTGGCGGCACGGAGTATGACATACTTTGCAGGCTGCCGCACAGCGAACTAGATGCCATAGCG GTGGGTCCTGAAGCGCAATACGTCCAGATCATCGACATCTCGGGCAACATCGCCTGCTCTATCGTAACCGGAGAGTCATCTCTGGGCGTCCGCCTAGTATCCTCTCTGGAGTGGAGCGCGCGTACATCGCCACTGCGTGTACAGCGGCCGCCCGCCATCATACCGCTGAGTTGCAAGCATTTGGCTGCTGAAGTAGCTAAGCAAAGGCATCAAGATAAG GTATCAGACATCTTATACTACGGTCGGGCCTGGTCAGGGGACGCGGGTGACCGTCTTATAGAAGCGCCGGGGGCCTTCGCTCCGCCGCTCGAGGGGTACCTCATGTGCCGCACCGACCGCAGCAAGCGCTTCGAGCCTTGCTACTTCTTACTAAG AGCGGGCGTCCTCCAATGGGGTCCTCACCCGCCCGACACCAACACGTCCCTACCGAACGCCATCGCGCTCCGCTCCGTGGTGGGCGTGCGGCGCCACGTGGACAGCTCGCGGCGCCCGCACTGCTTCGAGATCGCCATGAACACCGGCGCCAGGCTGCTGCTGGCCGCGCCCGACGACCCCGCCGCCTCCTCCTGGCTGCAGTCGCTGCTGCTGCACGCGGCGCAG GCGTTGGAAGAGAAAGACGGTCTGTCAGTGGAGCGCGCAGGGCCGCCGTGCGCGTGCACGGTGCTGGTGACGGCGCGGGAGGTGCTGAGCGTGCGCGCGCCGCTAGACCTGGCCTTcgtcgccggcgccgccgcctaCCTCAAGGAGCGCGGCGACGAGGCGCTGCTCAAAG AATATGTCGCGGAAATGCGGACGGACGTCGAGATACTGGCGTGCGGTTCGCTCAAGAACCTGACCGCCTTCAAAATACCCGACACCGACGAGAACTGGTGCTGCCTG GAATGGTCAGTGTGCGAGGCGCGCGAACGTGGATCAGGACTGGCGCTGGTGATGGCCAGTGGTGCAGAGCTGGAGCGACTTATCGCCGCCGTCGAGCGGGCATTCTGTGCACACACT AGCGAGCCATTCCCGCTAAGCGTGGTCGAGGCGTCCAAGTCAGCGTGCAGCACTGCGCATTCTAAATTCGAGGCCGCCTGGACGCACATGCTACCGCAGCAGTAA